The sequence accaaaatcatgatcattggcatacaactccttcacatactcaaatacCAAAAACTTAGAGTCCAAAGTAGATAGaagcacataccttcgtgatagagcatctgCTACCACGTTTTCTttcccttgcttgtacttgataataTAGGGAAAAGTCtccacaaacgccacccacttggcatgtctcttgttcagcttttgttgtcctttgagatgtttcaaagactcatgatccgtatgaatcacaaattcttttggcctcaaataatgctgCCACGTTTCAAGAACACGAACCAAGGCATAGAACTCTTTGTCGTAGGTACGATAATTCAAGGACGCTCCACTTAGCTTCTCACTGAAATATGCAATTGGTCtcccaccttgcatcaagacacctccaattcctacacctgacgcatcacattcaatttcaaaagtgttagaaaaatcaggtaatacaagtaaaggagcattaattaatttttgcttaataatatcaaaagacttctcttgctcctcgccccaatggaatggaacgttcttctttatcaccgcagtcataggagccgccaaagtgctgaaatcttttacaaatctcctatagaaacttgcaagaccatgaaaactccgAACTTGGCCAAttgaagtaggcgttggccaatctcgaattgcacttaccttgtcctcatcaactttgactccttgagcactcacaacaaaaccaagaaacacaagttcttttgtacaaaacacacactttttcaaattagcatacaaATTCTCAgcctttagtgtgattagcacaattctcaagtgttcaacatgctcattcaaatttttgctatacaccaagatatcatcaaagtataccacaacaaattttccaatataagcacgcaagacatgattcatcaatctcataaaagtactaggtgcattagttaacccaaatggcataaccaaccactcgtACAATCCATATTTCGTTTTGAAAGCAGTTTTTCACTCATCtccttctctcatcctaatttgatgataaccacttttcaaatcaattttactaaaaatgctagaaccatgcaattcatccaacatatcatctagcctaggaataggatgcctatacttgatggtaatattgttaatggctctacaatcaacacacattctccatgaaccgtctttcttaggcaCTAACAAAACAGGTACAGCACAAGGAGACATCGACTCATGCACAAACCCCTTATcgagaagttcacttacctgcctttgtagctcttttgtttcctccggattactcctataagctggacgattcggtaacgcacttccgggcacaagatcaatttgatgctcaattcccctcaaaggtggtagtccttgaggtaaatcctccggaaataattcttcaaattcctgcaagagagaaacaacattgctcggaagatttccggctatatcatttgtgttaaggagaatctccttatagaaaatcaacacaagtggagtatgcacatgtaaaatttctcgcaactcactctttgggccatgtatatttttttatcggcctctttcctctcaatttttttctcatctttttttctttcattcttttttttctaaggccatctcacttttttgttcacttttttttttggcctcttctttctttttcttttgcaaatgatcctccaatatttgctttggagtcataggcaacaatacaaCATATTCCTTTTTCATAGTAAaggaataacgatttttaaacccatcatgtgtcaccttcctatcaaattgccacggtctacccaacaagatatgacacgcttgcataggcaccacatcacacacCACTTCATCTCCATATTTCCCAATTGAGAAAGGCACCACAACTCGCCTAGTCACTCTCACTTCAGAACTATCATTAAACAACTGCAATCTAtaaggttgaggatgctttgaAGTAGGCAAACTCAATTTCTCAACAAGCTCGCTACTTGTGACATTGGTACAGCTACCCCCATCAATGATGACACTACACACTTTGtttttcacaaagcatctagtatgaaacaaattttccctttgattttctttctcttccttttgttgcacattcaacactctcctagtcACCAACAACTCTCCAACGACTGCCTTATATCCCTCgtcatcgggatcctccaatGCAGGTATATCATCATAATTCTCCTCACTCTCCGATTCATCCTCACCACCATCATTcacaatcattatttttttgttaggacactgactagcaatatgaccaagaCCTTGACATCGAAAGCATTTAATGTCCCTGGAACGATTATTAGgagtttcagatttaccttgcactccttgctttggtgtttcttgcttggtgttgatttttggtttggacaccggcttgacatcctctcgtttgccaacgtttggacgccaaggagtAGAAGAACCCACAACAGTAGAGTTTCGACCCATACCTCTCCTTTTGAGTTGTTGTTCCACTTTCATGGCCAATTTCTTGAATCTCCCTATTCAAACCACATAAGAAACGAGCCATAGTTGCTTCACGATCTTCTTCAATATTAGCTCGAATCATGGTGACCTCCAACTCCTTGAAGTAATTCTCAACGCTCTtcgaaccttgcttcaaattttgtAAACGCCTAAACATATCACGATAGTAGTAATTAGGCACAAATCTCTTCCGCAATAtttgcttcatctcctcccatgtcTCAATGGGACGCTCTCGATTCCTCCTCTTAGAAGTAACaaattgatcccaccaaatgagagcataatccacaaactcaaACACCGccagttttatttttttcgcaTCATTGTAGTTGTGGCAATCAAACACCGATTCAACTCTCatctcccactccaaataagCCTCCGGATCGGATTTCCCATGGAACGAAGGAATCTTCATCTTAATCCCACTAATATTCCCATCCTCTCGACTCCCTTCGATGTATCTTCCTCTCACAGCTCCCCTTTTATTTCTTTCACCCTCATGAACCCTCCTATTTCTACCCCAATTTTCACCCAAACTCTCTTCATCCTCTCCACCATCATCATCTTcctcaaatattttctttttatttttaccatcaCCTCCACTAACTTCAAGCTTATCCAACTTCTCATGTATTGGCCCCAAAGCCGCCATCATCATCTTGGTCAATTCATCCATTTGACCTTGAGGAAAGTTTTGGCTAGAAGAACTCatcgtacctgcaagaaaacgttagtaataaaattacctcacacaaattctcacaaTTCACTCCAAAGAATTCACTCAaccactctttttttttcactcaatttATGCAGGCTTTTGCTTTATGTAGAattcaatcaaactttcaagtttacaacttgtagacacttgaagattgactctcgaagactgacaaaaacaagatgaagaatttttatgaacactcgaattttgacttgaacccaaggatgaacaattgacaacaagttatcttgcttcttcaatatttctttttttttcttttttttttaagctttcgatcctttctttttttttttgatcgattttttttttatttttataacttgtagcacaagacacgatacttggataacaagtttgaaagaaacgacacaaAAATTCGACGAAGGAAATATTCCAACGAAGAACGATGAAGAACGGGtaagaagaacgaagaacgcgaagaacagagatagatgaagatagatacttacttgattcaaaacctttgctttgataccaaatgatatgaattcttaatgtatggaaggcaaacacgactatattaaaatcgtaccctcaatccaataacaaaagaaatcaaaaaatttcccgatcttgaaaacaagtaagaagttttggattaaccacctctagcttacaatgaaactagcaacaataatcacgaagaaaacaattgatcacaacgggaccttcagaaaacctgtttctgacaacccacgaggataatcaatcgacaaacgccacaaagttgaaaactttgataagtttgatttttttgggtaagcaaaagcttaataaaattctagagagaattttgtattgagtaatcaataatctggaatcttaattgttattattaataatgaatgtatatgttgtatttataatacaactacaaaataataaaagatatcgcaaaataattcaaaatatagctaaagatatcaaagatatctcctaaaagtttcctagtaggaataaaactctcaaaaatagaaaataatgccaaaatatcaaaaagtctcgcacacacatAAAACGCCGAACTGTGTGAGAGAGAGTGCAGGCGCGGGCGCGTGTgggcaggcgcgggcgcgcataggacTCTGTCCTGAAATCTTAAAAACAACggatcaggcgcgggcgcgcgtgggcAGGCGCGAGCGCGCATAAGGTCCTGTCCGCCATGCGCGGGTGCGCGTCaatgaggcgcgggcgcgcatacgttTCGGGTCTTGTCACCTCTTTttatgttttctttgatatttcctCTACTCTCTTGACTttttttggacttcaataagattataacatccctccaaatgatcttcaagcattccaatgtCCATTATCAACGATTGAAGCACATCTTTGAATTTCTTAGCTCGTCCTCTCGTAAtcggtcctcttggcatctccaacggatccttaatcacttgatcaacaggagagctatccatgatcgcatcaagtgggatacgtggcaccacctcgattgggagagtcggtgagtcgttacgtgatctcatcctcgggatcccaaaagcacaacaacaatccctcgtttatcagaatcgatatccaaATTTAAAGaaatgcatttcattacgttgatattTATTACATGTTGccttggaagcatgtttattgattgcattacttgttatgttgcttttactgggagtatctttctcaccgatttatccggctgttactttgttttgtatgtgtacttggcaacatgtgggacgggatcaagtcagcgaagacctggttagcaacaagagggagagttagtcgtgggactcggtttagaagtcgtattAGCTTGACAATatagttatgttttgaagcgtgtttagaactcgaactggGATTGGAGGTTGTCTTGCATGTGTTtagaacttgttatgttttatattcggcttgtaatagctagcaccgatgcatgttctatcctgCTGAGCAGTTGAACAACTCTATTAGTTCTTGTATTGTATGTTGTTGTATTTGTGTACCaatgcatgattatgttgtttgggcgatgattgttgcactctCCCGAGCTTTAAATATACTTTGGATTGTTTTTCGAAGTAGGAACAGCAGGAGtagcgcggccgcgcctctggATGGCACGGCTGCGCGGCAACCAGGGCGCCGTGCGCGCCCGCGCGGCCCCttcccatttaaaaaaaaaatcttggcTTTTAATTCTTGCTTGTTAGTTTACTCcttgattagatgtttagaaccgaggtctcacagtttTGCCCATCGATTACAACTGACATTGGTTTCTGCAGCCAAAGATGTCAGTGTTGTTTGggaattattttttcatttggACAATATTGTCAACATTGTCACTTCTTCTACTAGGAGTATTGCTGAGTTACATATTGCACAGAGAAATGAAATTGAGCATATGTTGGAAATTGGAGAATGTGATTTTGGAAATGGGGCCAATCAGATTGGTAATTTGCAACGAGCTGGAGCTACTCGTTGGAGTTCTCATTATGACTTGGTAAAAAGCTTTATAGGTATGTACTCTGCAAATTATAaagtttttgaagtttttagtGAAAATTCTCCAAATAGAAGAGCTAAGGCTGAAGTTCGATGGATTTACAGAAACATCGCAAGATTTGAATATGTGTTCATTTTGCATTTGATGCATAAAATTATAAGAACAACAGATACTCTTTGTCAAATTATTCCAAGAAAGTCTCAAGACATTTTGGCCTACGTCTATGTGATTAACTATCATCCAGGGAAGGCCAAGGGGATGGCTGATGCACTGAGCAGGAAGTCAGTAGGGTTGGAACACTTGACAGTCCAGAAACCGTTGTTGATGGAGATGCAGAGGTTCGACTTGGAGTTTGTGACTTGAGAGGTATCGGTTAAGTTGGCAGCCTTGACTTTATAGTCGACCTTGAGAGACAAATACGTGAGGGACAACAGTCTTATGAGCAGCTGATCAAATGAAGACAGAGAGACGTGGAGAGGGGCAGTGATCTGTACACAGTCGAGGATGGTATCGTATGATATCGAGGCAGACTTTGGGTTCCAGCTGATGACACACTGAGACGGGAGGTTCTGATCGAAGCCCACCAATATTTGTATTACATCCACTCAgggagtacgaagatgtacaaggatttgcaACGTTTGTActggtggccaggtatgaagcGTGATATTTTTAGATTTGTGACTGAGTGTCTCCCGTGTTAGCAGGTGAAGGCAGAGCACCAGAGACCAGCTAGGATGTTGAAGCCACTTCCCATCCCGGAGTGCAAATGGGAGAATATCTATaatgacccgcaccgtgatcatctactaatccaaacttaagcatgaaattaatcaataaaataatcttaaggaatttaaagtaagtcaaataccagataaaaaaaacctagtggtcaaccttgTTATCcggccttggtcaccacctaacctccctgtccccgggagaactacctgcaactgccccatggaataaggcatccagccaacagaaaacaaccggaagtgagcctaacatgctcagtacaagagtatgagtatacactattatatgcgcatgtatgcaaatgaactgggtatcaagacacgaggtcaagaatatctgctCAAGAACAAACTTGGACCCTGGTATGTGCCACGATGAACCgtcgctacaggaggtgaccGACATACCCCGATGCCCTGATGGCAACCTAACACAAgtacacgtgtccaaccaaTCATCAGTGAACTGACACGAGCTCATGTGTCCAACTGATATTGGTGACCTAACACGAatctatgtgtccaaccataaaccgacaggatagggtaaatatcccaataccggatatcacaaggattcaggctcaatatgctcatgtatgcaacatacagtcgtgacatgctctatatataaaggcatataaaacatgcaatcacataatccatgcaaacacataatacatgcatactcaatctagatatctcaaataatacttccgtaccttactaaggcagatcctagaagctccccctctaggtccaagcctaccatgcagcactacaacataaaataaccatgcattacctagcatgccaaacatcacctaataggttctaaaagccttaattaaactataaccTACTCCATATTtcctatagggaaccaaagccataccttcgtccttcGTCAGCCCGCCGatgacgcatgccccagagcctgggcatagcctagctacgacccctggatgcctcgccagagctccgccgcccggCTGTTACTACGGACACTATCcgctataaaaatactatttcctactccaactcttaaagaaagagtcccgaagccctaaAAATAGAACAATTACcaggagaggagaggaaattgCAATTCCAAATGAGAGccttcggacccctatttataggccgatttcggatcgtctgaacccCTCTTCTGACGGGTCCGGTCCTTGCATGATGTCCACGTTGCATGCAGGacaagttcggatggtccgactCCTCTTCGGATTGTTTGATCTTCAACGTCTGATACACCTGTAGAAATCCTTTTGACATCTGTCCCGAAGGaatttggaccgtccgatcccaaAATCGGATTGTCTGATCTAACCAACTCCTGAACCaattcagagcctccgaagtcccttgggttcggaccctccaaacccagttcggatccttcgaactTCCCGAGCCCAAAATAAGCCCATTAAGCATTTTCCGAACATTTTGAATCCAATTCCTTGTTCTGATAGATCATATTGAAATCCCTTAGTCATGTTTTatcaaatctaaacatgattagcaacttaatcttgtaaaaatgGAAATGGGCTACTACAATATCAACATGGATTTTTTTGTGGGATTGCCGAGGATAGTGGAAGGTTTCAACTCTATATAAGTGATAGTGGATTGTCTTACCAAATCAGCCCACTTCTTTCCAGTTAAGATGACCTACAACACGAGGAAGTATGCCAAACTGTACCTGAAGGAGATTTTCAGGTTGCATGGTATCCCGGTATCGATCGTCTCTAACAGGGATCCACGTTTCACGTCCGGTTTTTGGAGGAGCTTGCATCATGAGTTGGGTACTAGGCTGAACTTCAGCACAACTTTTCACCCACATACAGACGGTCAGTCGGAGAGAGTAATACAAGCATTGGAGGACTTGCTGAGGGCATGTGTGTTGGATATTCGAGGGAGCTGGGATGTAAagttgccattgatcgagttcacATATAATAATAGCTATCAGGCTTCTATTGTGATGGCTCCCTACGAATCCTTGTATGGGAGAAAGTGCAGGACTCCGATTCACTAGGATGATGTTGGAGAGAGATTTGAGATGGGACCAGAGATCGTAAGGTAGACTGCTGAGATGGTAGTGCAAATTCGTCAACGTATGAGGACCGCTCAGAATCGctagaagagttatgcagacatGAGCAGACGCGATTTAGAGTTTGTAGTGGGTGATAACGTTTTCTTGAAGGTGGCTTCAATGAAAGTAGTGATGAGATTCGGAAAGAAAGGGAAGTTGAGCCTCGTTTCATCGGACCGTTTGAGATTTTAGAGCAAGTGGGGACTTTAGCCTTTAGATAATTGTCTTTACCATCCCATATTTTTGCAGTGCATAATGTGTTTCATGTTTTGATGCTTCGGAAGTACATGGCTAATCCTACACATGTACTAGATCTCGAACCCCTGCAGTTAGCAAAAGACTTGTCCTACGAAAAGAGGCCGGTGCGTATCCTCGAGAGGCAAGATACGAGGTTGAGGAATCGTGTGATTCCCATGGTTAAAGTACAGTGGTAGGAACATCCAGTGGAGGTGGCTACATGGGAGTTGGAGATAGATTTGCGAGTCAGTTATCCGGAATTATTCGATAAGTCAAATTTCGGGGACAAAATTCTTTTTAAGGGGGGgtagaattgtaacgcccaggaAATCTACTGACTGACCTGACCGCATGCATGATATAAAATAtgatgttttttattatttgagttattttaagGTTATTGCTATGTAATAGaagtaaattattttattttcaacgtTTGACgtattttgggatttttaaGTTTTAGAGGACGACGGTTGGAGGCTTTCAGGTGAAGAGGTATCCGGACAAGATATAAGGTAAAAGATAttatttttgtgatttttggGGTTTAATTAGTTatggtttatttttatttcatttaagaATAGATCGGACATAAAtgataaattcaataaaattaactAGTAGggtgattttatgatttttggaccGGGTAGTGTATTTTTACCAACATAGTATTTAGACTACTTAATTAGtattagataatatattaatcaaacttaaatattaaaataactaataGATAATATTAAATAGTAAATTAGGAAATTAATAACACAAAATAAGAAGGAAAacgtttaaaagaaaaaaaaacatttaaaaaaatattaaggaACGATCAgtaggagaaaaaaaaaagaagaagaaagggaTTACGTGAGGCAGATCGGGCGGTTAGGGTTTTAATCTTGGCTTCCGATCGCATTACGGGCACGCTCCGATCTTTGTTTCGTCTCCAAACCTTCGAACTCTACGTTCTAAGGCAAGTTTTAATCCATTCTTTGACTCGTCGATATTGTCATATATTTTTCAAAGTGTAGTTGatgtgaatttgattgaaataAATTGATTTCTTGAaggatgtatatgtatatgaaaGTTTGAAggattgtgtgtgtgttttaaaGTGAAATAGCAAAAGGGTTTGCAAAAATATAGTATTTATACATTAATGTTCACGTATACAGTATTTATGCATGAGCAGTACACGTATTTGTGTGTACTCTGTGTGTGCTTGATATGTGTGTGTGCGTCTATGAGTATGTGCGTGTGTATGTGGATGCAtgaatatgtgtgtgtgtgtgtgtgtgtgagtttGTGTGTATTGTGTGTGTTTAGTATGTGTATtatatgtttgtgtgtgtgtgtgtggttcATATTCTTGGTGTATTCGAGTCCGTATTCTGGTCGGTTTTGCTTGGTTTtggtttttgtgtgtgtgttcaatTTTTAGTGTGCGTGAGCATGTGTGCTTGCATGTGTTTTGGTGTGTGTGCATGTGAGTGTGTGTATTATTTGTTGTTGTGTGTGTGTTCTTGAATTGATAATTGAGATAAAGAagtgaagaaaatattttatgatttgtGTTAAAGTTATGACAGAGGTTGAAGGCGTGTTGGATAAAGCCATCGGGTCAAAATTCCGTGCCACATGAGGTTGACGGAGTATTGGATAAGGCCTTCTGGTCATAATGCCCCTCCACATGACGGAATGTTGGATAAGGCATTCGGATCATATTGCCCCTCCAAACCTGGATATCCTTGTATAAGATTGTTCAAACGATCATTTATAAAGTAGAGGAAAGTTTCTGAGCCACATGtctcaagaaaatattttattttgtgagaTAAGTTAATGTGTAAAGTTGAAAGTTGAGGTGTCTTCTGTGCGATGTGTTTGATGTGAGGTTTGAATGTTTAAAGGAAGGGTTGAAAAATGTGTTCTTGTGTGTCCAGGCTTGAttgttttaaaagttttaataaGTGAAAGATGATGTTTAAagtgaaatttaaaattatagagTTACTTACATATTTTTGTTACTTTCGGATATTTTTTGCTGAGTCATTAGGCTCACTAGAATTTATCATTGCAGGTGATGAGGAGTAAGGCGGTGCTGTTTGATGAGAGGTGGTGGGCGTGTGGCGGCGGAAATCATGATCATGCAGCTTTCGCAAATGTTTTTAAGAacaatttatgtatttattttttttaggaaaaaacttgtaattttattgACTGTACTCGTTCAATACAAGTTTAACCAACCATGAGAGAAATTCATCATTCATCCAAACAAATGATGATTGGGAGGAAGAAGAAAAAACAGCAATATTATGAGTTACAGAATTTTCCATACGTCGAACATGAAGAAAATTAGAGATTGAAGTTTCTTGCAACCTTTTTCTGATCTCTGCAGCACACATACCCTGGTAGCCCAGATCGTCCTGATCAGCCGTGACTGTATGCACCGCCAATAAAGAATCCGAAGCCACTGAACATTTCTGAATCTCTTTTCAAACACGAGCTTGACACCTTCTAAGATAGCCAGAAGTTCACCATGAACCACCGAGAACGGTTGATTAATTTGTTTACCAAACGCAGTAGAAGTCTCCCTTTCCAATCTCGCATGATGCCACCCACACTAAACCGATTAAGATTCACGTTCACGCTTGCATCAACATTCAATTTGAGCATGTTCTCAGCTGGCGGTACCCATTGCGTCTCTTTCTTACTTTTTAACTCCACATTAGAGCTCCCCAGCCTTATTCGTGATCAGTGGAAATCAGTCAGTAGTGCAAAACTCCAAGAGATATTATCCGAAAGTTGATTTCTGCCCTCACCATGAATACAGTTCTGTCTCTCATTCCAAACTGCCGAACCATGCATAGAGAATTCCTCAAATTCAGATTCAGTCAAATTATCCTTCATCCACATGAAGCAATCGAGCCCATCATCACCCTTAAATCCTTTCAACAGATTTgcaaaaggtgtttgtttcCAAAACTTTTTTATGGCCTCGCACCTGATCAGAGAATGGCAAGTTGAGTCATAAGGAAAAGCACCTGACCAATTACTTTTTCTGACTGCcagattattttcatatatgcCTTGGGAGATGTATTTAGCATATGCAGTATTTGAATATTTTGGTTAAGTAAAGTTACTGGATTTCTGCCAGTTATTTTTAAAACGTCgttttatttattcatgttATTCCCTACCccgtttattattattattctaatatattatttattaaaaaaatactcaaataaattaattatatattattttaagttaagaAAATAGAGGACATTACATCTTAAAGTATTTATAAGAGAGAATGTCCAACGTTTAAAAATCTAGCCGGTGAGAATATTTTCCACAAATAGCGACCATGCACCAGAATGCACCATGCACGTGTCTTTATCTTCTTTTCAAATATAGTACAGATCGTATAAGGAAATTGTAATGTAGCTAGATATGagaatacaaaatttaaaatatttcaaaaacttGTCTTACAACTGAGTTGAATTAAGAGCTCGATTGTTAAAAATTTGTTTGTGAGAACTGATCTGGTCAGACGAAAATACTCTCGTGCACTAAATTGAACTGAAAACTTAGGCAGACTGAAAgtgacaataaataaaattaaaggaCGCAAAAGATTTTTTTATGGAATTTCGAAACTAAAACTTCTACgtcttttcttcttctgtttTCAAATAGATTTTCACTAgaagaattttatttatataatacttTGCAAACCCAGTCCAATTAACCATTGAAtggaactcctagcaatacaATCTCAAACATAGAACACTTTCTGATAGagttacaaaaaaaataaatgatacaCTAGTAGAATTTTCGCTTTTTACTTCGGCATATTTTACTTCGACAATTATTAATTACGAAGTAATAAGTTATAAACAACT comes from Henckelia pumila isolate YLH828 chromosome 4, ASM3356847v2, whole genome shotgun sequence and encodes:
- the LOC140861737 gene encoding uncharacterized protein; amino-acid sequence: MKNGCLEPRSHSFAHRLQLTLVSAAKDVSVVWELFFHLDNIVNIVTSSTRSIAELHIAQRNEIEHMLEIGECDFGNGANQIGNLQRAGATRWSSHYDLVKSFIGMYSANYKVFEVFSENSPNRRAKAEVRWIYRNIARFEYVFILHLMHKIIRTTDTLCQIIPRKSQDILAYVYVINYHPGKAKGMADALSRKSVGLEHLTVQKPLLMEMQRFDLEFVT